In Nonlabens agnitus, the DNA window GCGGTTTACAGATGTTTTCAGAGTCGGCTCTGGTTTGATTGAAAAGTTCGAGAAGTGGTTGATCTTGATTCACTACTCAAATTTAAGTGGTTTTGATTGTAAGCAGATTCCTGTTTGAGTTAACTTCTAGTTAAACAGACCGCTGAAACCAGCAATTTATAAAATATAAATGATGTTTTTTGTGATTTCGCTTTCGCGAAAGCGAAACCTCCACCAAAATATTTCTAACAATATTACACCGCCACAGCAGCCTTGATCGCCGGATAGGGATCGTAATTTTCCAAGGTAAAGTCTTCGTATTTGAAATCAAATATGTCTTTGATTTCTGGATTGAGTTTCATGGTAGGCAAATCGCGTGGTGTTCTGGAGAGTTGCAGGTCAATCTGCTCGCGATGGTTGGAATAGATGTGCACGTCACCAAAAGTGTGCACAAAATCACCGTAATCCAGCCCGCAAACCTGAGCAACCATCATGGTAAGCAAGGCGTAGCTTGCAATGTTGAAGGGAACGCCTAAAAATACATCTGCACTGCGCTGGTAGAGCTGGCAGCTCAATTTACCATCTGCCACATAAAACTGAAAGAAGGCATGACATGGTGGTAATGCCGCTTTGCCATTGGCAACGTTTTCTGCAAAACTCTTGCTGGTATCTGGCATTACACTGGGATTCCATGCGGTGACCATCATGCGACGGCTGTTGGGATTGTTCTTGATGGTATGGATCACGTCCTTTATCTGGTCAACACCTTCACTGTTCCAGTTGCGCCACTGGTGCCCATAAACAGGACCTAAATTTCCATTTTCGTCTGCCCACTCATTCCAGATACGCACGCCATGATCCTGTAGATACTTGATATTAGTATCTCCCTTGAGCAACCACAGCAACTCATAAATAATGCTTTTGAGATGTACTTTTTTTGTAGTTACTAAAGGGAATCCTTCTTGAAGGTCAAATCGCAATTGCTGGCCAAAAACACTGCGCGTACCAGTGCCCGTACGGTCACCTTTGTCGTTACCATTATCCAGTATGTATTGTAAAAGGTTGTGATATTGCTTCATGAGAAATGCTTGTCTGTTTCAGCGTAAACGAAAACACTTTAACTAAAGTTGAAAAATAAGAAATAGAATGATGAACCAAATTGAATAAAGAATTTGATCCAGCTAATTTTTCAACGTGTTATTAGAATTAGTCTTCTTGTTCTTCAAGAAAGGACTTTGCCCAGGAAACAGCACTTTCTATAGAATTGAAGACTCCAAATGAACCAGAATACACTTCTTGCTCCTTACTAACCGATCGCACCAGTTCTTCTCGCTGGCTAGAAACCATAGCAATGCCCACCATTTTTTTAGGGTTCACCATTTTATAAACTGAAAGATCCACTTCATGGCCAAATTCCCGATTCGAGATATATACCATTTTTTTGTTTCCAAAATGATCCTTGATGGATGTTAAAATAGCCTTAGCAATAGAAGTGGTAACCGTGGTATTAGGTAGGAGAGTGCTAATAACATAGTTGTCATAAAACTCTATCTGTCCAAAATCAAATTTTTTCACTTCTACTTGAGACATATTTCTCCTTAACTAATTATTGGGTAAATGTATAACGTAATACTAAATAAAGGTTAAATGGAAACCAATTATTTGTGATAAACTTGAAAAAGCAAAGAAATATTAGTCACGTTTTGACTATCCAAAAAGCATCCCAGCAATGGTAGCAGTAAGTAGCGCAGCACAAGTACCACCTATCAAAGCCTTAATTCCAAACTTTGCCAAAACATCGCGTTGCGATGGTGCCAGAACTCCTATTCCACCTATTTGAATACCTATCGAGGCAAAATTTGCAAACCCGCAAAGAGCGTAGGTAGCAATCACTATAGATCGATAATTTACAAGAACACCCGTATTTTTTAGGGTACTTAATGATGCATAGGCAAAGAATTCATTGAGAATTGTTTTTTCACCTAACAATTGACCTACGGCAACAATGTCTTCAAACGGCACACCGATAAGCCAGGCTACAGGAGCAAATAGATTACCCATGATGTATTGCATGGAAAAAGACTGGTATCTACCATCAGTCCATTGAACAATCTTGTCGTTCAAGCCTGTAGGATCGCCTATTAGATCACCCAGCATCCAATTCAAAACTGCCATGATCGCTGTGAAAACAAGTAACATCGCACCAACGTTTACCGCGAGTTTCAATCCATCTGTCGTGCCTCGAGAGATGGCATCCAGAACATTGGATCCTATTTTTTCCTTAGAAATATCCAATTCTCTATTGATGTCGTCTTTGTTCTCTTCTGGGAATAAGATTTTTGCGATGATGATAGCTGCTGGCGCACTCATGATGGACGCCGTCAACAGGTGTTTTGTGAAAATAATTTTTTCAGCATCACTATCGCCACCTAGAAAGGCGATGAATGCAGCAAGAACACCACCGGCGATGGTTGCCATACCACCCACCATAAGACAAAGCATTTCTGACTTGGTCATTTTATCCAAGTAAGGTTTCACCACTAACGGTGCCTCTGTTTGACCTATAAAAATATTTGCAGCAGCCGCTAAGGATTCAGAACCACTTAATCGCATGGTTTTACTCATCACCCATGCAAAACCGTAAACGATTTTTTGAAGGATGCCTAAGTAATAAAGTAGCGAGGTAAATGCCGAAAAGAATACAATAGTAGGCAGGACTTTGAAAGCAAATATGTAGCCTAAACTGGAGTTGACATCGATTAAATCGCCAAAAACGAAGTCTGCTCCAGCTTCTGAAACATTTAAGAAATCTACTACTTTATTAGAAATCCAGTCAAAAACGTAGGCTACTGCCGGTACTTTCAAGACTAATACAGCGAAAACCACTTGCAAGCCCAATCCAGTAGCGACCAGTTTCCAGTCGATTTTCTTTTTGTTCGCACTCAATAAAAAGCAAAGTCCTATAATAAAAACGATACCAATAAGGCCGCGGTACAAACTAGTGAACGTAAAACCAAATCCTTTGGATGGATCCACAGCAAAATCTTGCTGTACGGTATCATCTGGAGCAACCTCAAGTGGTTCTGTATTTCTGGAAAAGTCAAAGGATTCTGTATCGCTGGAATAGACCAGCAGATCATTGGTTAAATTGTCAACCTTGTAACGTTTTGCATTATCGTTTGGCTCTACAAAATATAGGGTCAACTCGTTCTCGTCATAAAAATAATTACCCGCTGCTTGTTGTAGGGAATCTGACGCCAGATAATAGGTGAAATTGTTTTTCCCGAATGCTACCGAATCAATCGCAGCACCCTTAAAAGTGGCAGGCTTATAATTTTGATCTGTAGAGTTGATCTTCCAGGTTCCCTCAATTGAAATCTGGTCTGTCTGCGCAGTGACAAGAGTAGAGTATAATAAAGAAACAAACAGAAAAAAGCCGGTCAGCGCAGGGTTTAAAATCTTCATATAAAATGATAGGTTATCTTTTTGAGATCTCATCTCTAATGCTGGCAGCCAGCTCATAATTCTCATTACTCACTGCTTCCTGGAGCATTTTATTGAGTTCGTCCATGGACAAACTGCTGTAATCGTTTTGCTCACTTATAGGTGTATTGATCAATTCTTCTATAAGCTCATCACTATCTTCATCTTCATCCACCAAATCCTTGTCTGCTGAAATTTGCTGTTGGATTCCTGCCTCGTCAAGAATATTCTCATAGGTAAACACAGGCGCCTTAAAGCGCACTGCTAGAGCGATAGCATCACTTGTTCTCGCATCAATAATTTCTTCAATTTTGTCCTTTTCACAAATCAAACTACTGTAGAACACACCGTCGACCAATTTATGAATGATAACCTGCTTCACGACGATACCATAACGCTCTGCAAAACTTTTGAAAAGATCGTGGGTCAAAGGTCGTGGTGGGCTTATTTCCTTTTCCAGTGCTATAGCAATACTCTGTGCTTCAAAAGCACCAATCACTATAGGCAACTGTCGATTACCACCAGATTCTTTTAGGATCAACGCATACGCACCATTTTGTGTCTGGCTATAGGAGATTCCGCGTATGTTAAGTCGTTTTAGACTCATTATTTATAAATGGACTTAAATAGAAAAAGGCTGTGCAAAAATGAGCATTTTCTCATATTGCACAGCCTTAAATTTAATATTTCTTTAGGTATTAGGCATTAGCTGCCTTAAATGCCTTCAATTTCTCAATGAGTGCAGGTACCACTTCAAAAGCATCACCAACGACTCCATAGTCTGCTGCCTTAAAGAACGGCGCTTCTGGATCTGTATTGATAACTACTTTTACTTTAGAAGAGTTGATTCCTGCTAGATGCTGGATCGCTCCAGAAATCCCTATCGCAATATATAAGTTGGAAGCTACAGGCTTACCAGTTTGTCCCACGTGTTCTCCATGTGGTCTCCATCCCATATCGCTTACTGGTTTGGAACAAGCGGTGGCTGCTCCCAGAACATCTGCAAGTTCTTCAATCATTGCCCAGTTTTCTGGTCCTTTCATACCACGACCAGCACTCACGACAACCTCTGCATCTGCAATAGTTACTTTGTCGGTAGCCTTGTCGACAGACTGCACTTCTACTTTAAAGTCATCATCGTTAAAGGATGGTGCAAAGTCAACTACGGTACAATCAGTTGGGTTTTCTTTAAGGCCATATGCGTTTTTGGACAATCCAACTAACTTACGGTCGGTGGAGATTTGTGTGTTGCTAAAAGCTTTATTGGTAAAAACAGATCTCTTAACAGTAAACGGATCTGCACTTGAAGGCAAAGCCACTACGTTTGAAACGTATCCAGCGTCTAAATGGACGCTCAATAGAGATCCCAAATACTTGGAATCTGCACTGGAACTGATCACGATCACTTTTGCATCTTCTGCCTTGGCAGCTTGAGCAATGGCGTCTGCATAAGCGCCTGCGTTGAATTTGTCAAGCTTGGCCTCTTTGACATTGTGCAATTTGCTTACACCATAAGTTCCCAGCTCGCCCGCGTCTGTGGCGTTAAAAGAGATGGCCGCAACGTCTGTTCCCAGCATGTCTGCAATTCCTTTGGCATAACTCGCCACTTCATAAGCCGTTTTTTTAAAGGCTCCGTTTTCTGATTCTGTATATACTAAAACTGACATATCTTAAATTTTGATGTGGAATCTAATATAAGAAGGTTCCACTGTGGTTTATAATTGGTTCGCTTTCCTGCCGCATCAGGTGCGGCATAAACTTCTTTTTAGTTCGCTTTTGCGAAAGCGAAAAAAGAGAATCTCTAGATCGCTTTTGCCTCGTTGTGCAACAGATCAATCAGCTTATCAAGATTGTCTGCGTCTACCAAAGTAACTTCTCCTTTAGGTGCAGGCTTTTCAAAAGAAACCGTACTGGTCTCTGTACTCGCACCAACAGGAGCCTTGACATCGAGTGGCTTTTTACGAGCCATCATGATTCCACGCATGTTTGGTATTCTAAGGTCGCTCTCTTCAACCAGACCTTTCTGGCCACCTATCACAAGTGGTAGACTTGCTTTTACTGTTTCTTTACCACCATCAATCTCACGGGTTGCAGTCGCGGTATCACCATCAATTTCTAAGGAAATACAAGTGTTTACAAAACTGGATCCAGTCATGGCAGCTACCATTCCTGGTACCATACCGCCGTTATAGTCAATAGACTCACGACCAGCAATAACAAGATCGTAACCACCGTTTTTTACAACATCTGCGAGTTCTTTTGCCACGGCATAACCATCCACGGCTGGCGTGTCCACTCGTATTGCTTGATCTGCACCTATAGCTAGGGCTTTTCTCAAGGTAGGTTCTACTTCCGCACCACCTACAGTAACCACATCCACACTCGCGTTTTGCTTTTCCTTGAACCACATGGCTCTAGTTAGACCAAACTCGTCATTAGGATTAATCACAAACTGCACACCATTAGTATCAAACTGAGTGTTATCGTCTGTGAAATTGATTTTTGAGGTTGTATCTGGCACATGGCTGATGCAAACTAATATCTTCATTTTATGAGGTGTTTTATTATCAATAATTCAATGTCCACGAAATTAATTAAAAATCACACAATAAACTATGCGTGCATAATAAAATTTTGTTAGACTTTTTAAGCAGATAGTTCTTTAAGGCCTATTTTTGTTCGTAGTACAAGATCAATAATTTTATGAAGACAATACAATTCCGCGAGGCGATTTGCGAAGCGATGAGTGAAGAAATGAGACGTGATGAGTCCGTCTACCTTATGGGTGAGGAAGTTGCGGAATATAATGGTGCTTATAAAGCTTCAAAAGGAATGCTCGATGAATTTGGCCCTAAGCGCGTTATCGACACTCCTATTTCTGAGCTAGGATTTGCTGGTGTTGCCATAGGGTCTACCATGACCGGCAACCGTCCTATTGTGGAATATATGACATTTAACTTCTCGCTAGTTGGAATCGATCAGATCATCAACAACGCAGCAAAAATACGCCAGATGTCTGGTGGACAATTAAAGTGTCCTATCGTCTTTAGAGGACCTACCGCAAGTGCTGGACAGCTAGCAGCAACGCATTCACAGGCTTTTGAAAGCTGGTTTGCAAATACACCTGGACTTAAGGTCATCGTACCTTCAAACCCATACGATGCCAAAGGATTGCTTAAAGCCGCTATACGCGACGACGATCCTGTAATCTTTATGGAGTCTGAGCAGATGTACGGTGATAAAGGTGAAGTTCCTGAAGATGAGTACATCCTACCTATAGGTGTGGCAGAAATCAAACGTGAAGGTACCGATGTGACGATTGTATCTTTTGGTAAGATCATTAAAGAAGCCTATACCGCTGCTGAAGAATTGGAAAAAGACGGCATCTCTTGCGAGATCATCGACTTGAGAACCGTGCGCCCTTATGATAAAGAAGCCATCTTAAAATCTGTCAAGAAAACCAACAGACTTGTTATTCTTGAGGAAGCGTGGCCATTTGGTAATGTATCGACTGAGATTTCCCACATGGTGCAGGCAGAAGCTTTTGACTATCTGGATGCTCCTATCTATAAGATCAACACCGCAGATACTCCAGCGCCTTATTCTCCAGTATTACTAGCAGAATGGTTGCCTAACAGTGACGATGTCGTAGAAGGTGTCAAAAAAGTAATGTACAGAAAGTAAAAAAACTTTCTTCCCATATATTAAATCCCAGCTCCTGCGAGTTGGGATTTTTTGTGTTGTAAAATTGGAGTTAGATGAGTTCGCTTTCGCGAAAGCCTGCCGGTCAGTCAGGGAAGCGAACTTGAAATAACGCAGATTTCTTCCTTAACTCATCCGCTTCCCGATTAACCTATTTCCATTTTTTGGAACAGATAATTTCAGTTTCAATACGATTAAAAACCAGTAGTTCCCATTTTACGTAAGTTTTGAAAATTAATAAGGGTTTAATCCTTATTAATAATCGAGTCTGCTTGTAGGGAAGCTGGCTCGATTTTTTGTTTTCATAACACTAAGATTGGTGGAGTCGTCATATCTTCGACTCTTGTAATCCACGCAATGACAGATAACTATTATCTATTTAATTTGAAATCGTTTCTAGCGATTTTTACCGTTTTACTTTGCTCGTTCACATTGACGGCACAAACTAAAGTTGGTGGTGTTGTCTATGACACAGATGGCGTGACGGTTCCCTTTGCAAATGTGATCTTTCCTGGAACTTATGAAGGTACGATCACCAATGATGACGGTCGATTCTATCTGCAGTCAGACGAGTCCTATAACCAGATCGAAATTTCCTTTGTAGGCTACAAAACCAAAATTATAGATCTGGAGAGTAGTGTTAAACTAGATTTTAACATCACACTGGAAAGTGATGAAGCGCAACTTAATGCAGTCGTCGTTTACTCTGGCAAGACCTCAAAGAAAAACAATCCAGCACTGGACATCCTGCGAAAGATCTGGGAAAATAGGCGTAAGAATGGGTTAAGCCAATTCAAACAGTACCAGTATGAGAAATATGAAAAGCTGGAGTTTGACTTAAACACCATCGACAGCGCCATGATCAATTCAAATCTTTTTAAGGGAATGGAGTTTGTCTTTGATTATGCAGACACAAGTGCTGTTAGTGGTAAGACCTATCTACCCATTTTTATCAATGAATCCCTTTCTACAGTATATGGAGACAATTTACTGAATAAAGAAAAGGAGAATGTAAAGGCCAATAAGAACTCTGGATTCTCCAATAACCAGACTTTAATTGCGCTGGTAAAAGACCTTTATACAGATATTGATATCTATGATCGACACCTTAAATTTTTTGATAAAAGTTTTGTGAGTCCCATAGGTCGAGCTGGAATTGACACCTATAATTATGTACTGCGTGATACAGCAAATGTAGATGGTGTGCGTGCCTTTAATATCGTATACTATCCACGTCGCAAGGGCGAGCTTACCTTTAAAGGAGATTTCTGGGTAGCCGACTCCACTTTTGCCATAAAAGAGATTAATCTGCAGGCCACTAAAAGTGCCAACGTCAACTGGGTAAAAGATATTTATATCGAACAGGAATATGATGTTCTAGGCGACAGTTTGTTTTTGATCACACGCGATTATTTTCAAAGCGATTTTTCTTTTAGAAAAAAGGAAGAAGCCAAAGGTGTGTATGGAAAACGCACAACACTGTTCGATAAATATCAATTTGATATCGCTAAAAAAGAAGATTTCTACCGTCGTCGCGTCAATGACTACGATCCAGAAACCTATAACCGTAGCGAGGCATATTGGGATGAAAACCGTTTGGAAAAACTGAACAAGGATGAAAAGCAAATCTACACCATGCTGGACACCTTGCGCCAAAACAAAAAGTTTAATCGCCTTTACAACAT includes these proteins:
- a CDS encoding DUF5686 and carboxypeptidase-like regulatory domain-containing protein, with the protein product MTDNYYLFNLKSFLAIFTVLLCSFTLTAQTKVGGVVYDTDGVTVPFANVIFPGTYEGTITNDDGRFYLQSDESYNQIEISFVGYKTKIIDLESSVKLDFNITLESDEAQLNAVVVYSGKTSKKNNPALDILRKIWENRRKNGLSQFKQYQYEKYEKLEFDLNTIDSAMINSNLFKGMEFVFDYADTSAVSGKTYLPIFINESLSTVYGDNLLNKEKENVKANKNSGFSNNQTLIALVKDLYTDIDIYDRHLKFFDKSFVSPIGRAGIDTYNYVLRDTANVDGVRAFNIVYYPRRKGELTFKGDFWVADSTFAIKEINLQATKSANVNWVKDIYIEQEYDVLGDSLFLITRDYFQSDFSFRKKEEAKGVYGKRTTLFDKYQFDIAKKEDFYRRRVNDYDPETYNRSEAYWDENRLEKLNKDEKQIYTMLDTLRQNKKFNRLYNIGSILASGYYEVDNFDIGPVFSIFGFNDVEGLRLRGGGRTYFTANDPWRLEGYLAYGFRDDQVKYGISGKYLLDKRSRLTVQAGNRRDIEQLAASLTNTNDVLGRSLASSALISTGNNGRLSSINLSTVSLSFEPLYNLEFRLGGSYRTIKTANPDFFSLDYLDDNGMINGQVNQSDIGLSMTYTPGRKTSNYGVDRTIINSFQYPILYANYTRGLEGVLNSDFNYDKMQFYYEHPLQIGGYGRLRARVEAGKTFGTVPLALLNVVPGNQTLFNISGAFNTMNFYEFVTDEYVTLHLDHNFNGRIFSRIPRLQQLDLRELVGFKAVYGTISDDNIAINRSSIDYRAPEDIYYEYSFGIGNIFRILRIDASFRGNYRELPDARTFAITGSFGFSF
- a CDS encoding nucleoside transporter C-terminal domain-containing protein, whose product is MKILNPALTGFFLFVSLLYSTLVTAQTDQISIEGTWKINSTDQNYKPATFKGAAIDSVAFGKNNFTYYLASDSLQQAAGNYFYDENELTLYFVEPNDNAKRYKVDNLTNDLLVYSSDTESFDFSRNTEPLEVAPDDTVQQDFAVDPSKGFGFTFTSLYRGLIGIVFIIGLCFLLSANKKKIDWKLVATGLGLQVVFAVLVLKVPAVAYVFDWISNKVVDFLNVSEAGADFVFGDLIDVNSSLGYIFAFKVLPTIVFFSAFTSLLYYLGILQKIVYGFAWVMSKTMRLSGSESLAAAANIFIGQTEAPLVVKPYLDKMTKSEMLCLMVGGMATIAGGVLAAFIAFLGGDSDAEKIIFTKHLLTASIMSAPAAIIIAKILFPEENKDDINRELDISKEKIGSNVLDAISRGTTDGLKLAVNVGAMLLVFTAIMAVLNWMLGDLIGDPTGLNDKIVQWTDGRYQSFSMQYIMGNLFAPVAWLIGVPFEDIVAVGQLLGEKTILNEFFAYASLSTLKNTGVLVNYRSIVIATYALCGFANFASIGIQIGGIGVLAPSQRDVLAKFGIKALIGGTCAALLTATIAGMLFG
- a CDS encoding thymidylate synthase produces the protein MSQVEVKKFDFGQIEFYDNYVISTLLPNTTVTTSIAKAILTSIKDHFGNKKMVYISNREFGHEVDLSVYKMVNPKKMVGIAMVSSQREELVRSVSKEQEVYSGSFGVFNSIESAVSWAKSFLEEQED
- a CDS encoding electron transfer flavoprotein subunit beta/FixA family protein — its product is MKILVCISHVPDTTSKINFTDDNTQFDTNGVQFVINPNDEFGLTRAMWFKEKQNASVDVVTVGGAEVEPTLRKALAIGADQAIRVDTPAVDGYAVAKELADVVKNGGYDLVIAGRESIDYNGGMVPGMVAAMTGSSFVNTCISLEIDGDTATATREIDGGKETVKASLPLVIGGQKGLVEESDLRIPNMRGIMMARKKPLDVKAPVGASTETSTVSFEKPAPKGEVTLVDADNLDKLIDLLHNEAKAI
- a CDS encoding pyruvate dehydrogenase complex E1 component subunit beta yields the protein MKTIQFREAICEAMSEEMRRDESVYLMGEEVAEYNGAYKASKGMLDEFGPKRVIDTPISELGFAGVAIGSTMTGNRPIVEYMTFNFSLVGIDQIINNAAKIRQMSGGQLKCPIVFRGPTASAGQLAATHSQAFESWFANTPGLKVIVPSNPYDAKGLLKAAIRDDDPVIFMESEQMYGDKGEVPEDEYILPIGVAEIKREGTDVTIVSFGKIIKEAYTAAEELEKDGISCEIIDLRTVRPYDKEAILKSVKKTNRLVILEEAWPFGNVSTEISHMVQAEAFDYLDAPIYKINTADTPAPYSPVLLAEWLPNSDDVVEGVKKVMYRK
- a CDS encoding thymidylate synthase, whose protein sequence is MKQYHNLLQYILDNGNDKGDRTGTGTRSVFGQQLRFDLQEGFPLVTTKKVHLKSIIYELLWLLKGDTNIKYLQDHGVRIWNEWADENGNLGPVYGHQWRNWNSEGVDQIKDVIHTIKNNPNSRRMMVTAWNPSVMPDTSKSFAENVANGKAALPPCHAFFQFYVADGKLSCQLYQRSADVFLGVPFNIASYALLTMMVAQVCGLDYGDFVHTFGDVHIYSNHREQIDLQLSRTPRDLPTMKLNPEIKDIFDFKYEDFTLENYDPYPAIKAAVAV
- a CDS encoding bifunctional nuclease family protein gives rise to the protein MSLKRLNIRGISYSQTQNGAYALILKESGGNRQLPIVIGAFEAQSIAIALEKEISPPRPLTHDLFKSFAERYGIVVKQVIIHKLVDGVFYSSLICEKDKIEEIIDARTSDAIALAVRFKAPVFTYENILDEAGIQQQISADKDLVDEDEDSDELIEELINTPISEQNDYSSLSMDELNKMLQEAVSNENYELAASIRDEISKR
- a CDS encoding electron transfer flavoprotein subunit alpha/FixB family protein; the encoded protein is MSVLVYTESENGAFKKTAYEVASYAKGIADMLGTDVAAISFNATDAGELGTYGVSKLHNVKEAKLDKFNAGAYADAIAQAAKAEDAKVIVISSSADSKYLGSLLSVHLDAGYVSNVVALPSSADPFTVKRSVFTNKAFSNTQISTDRKLVGLSKNAYGLKENPTDCTVVDFAPSFNDDDFKVEVQSVDKATDKVTIADAEVVVSAGRGMKGPENWAMIEELADVLGAATACSKPVSDMGWRPHGEHVGQTGKPVASNLYIAIGISGAIQHLAGINSSKVKVVINTDPEAPFFKAADYGVVGDAFEVVPALIEKLKAFKAANA